A genomic stretch from Empedobacter stercoris includes:
- a CDS encoding lipopolysaccharide biosynthesis protein, whose protein sequence is MRDKIEQILKNKDLKKVLITLFLRIIGIITLFGITLIMTRNFPAKNVGDYDFSRTLLLLLGSITLLGTDQSILYFSGFLESKQSFYSMKKLYNKIVLFMFIMCLIVYILFNCLPITLFESDTFLFLKKGIFILFFYSLTIFNTEYLRAINYVYLSELFRNTFKYLPLLLGCVLLINFNLDYSLVDFFYFGFVILAIITTVCCFLYNKKLKRSNAQVFIISNKKLLERSTPMLFSNILIFSNLSIDIFLLKKYYSSVDIAYYSTIMKLITILSMVIISFNINISTKISEFFSLNKFEDLQLLIKNNTRIVLLLNIVITTILIFIGVPLLEFFGKGYSEAYIPLIILLFSQVISSTLCTAPVILNMIGQSKIYFVILLFSTFICLIFNAILIPYYGINGAALSFLVTNFFTYFTIYIYVKRKYKLSIYFI, encoded by the coding sequence ATGCGAGATAAAATTGAGCAAATTCTTAAAAATAAGGACCTTAAAAAGGTTTTAATAACTCTTTTTTTGAGAATTATTGGCATAATTACATTGTTTGGAATAACATTAATAATGACAAGAAATTTTCCAGCTAAAAATGTAGGAGATTATGATTTTTCTAGAACATTATTATTATTACTAGGTAGTATTACATTATTAGGTACGGATCAATCAATTTTATATTTTTCTGGATTTTTGGAGTCAAAACAATCTTTTTATAGTATGAAAAAACTGTATAATAAGATTGTTTTGTTTATGTTTATTATGTGTTTAATAGTTTATATATTATTCAACTGTTTGCCAATAACTTTGTTTGAAAGTGATACTTTCTTATTCTTAAAAAAAGGAATCTTTATATTATTTTTTTATAGTTTAACAATATTTAATACTGAGTATTTAAGAGCAATCAATTATGTATATTTATCTGAGCTTTTTAGAAATACATTTAAATATTTACCCTTATTGTTAGGTTGTGTTTTGTTAATTAATTTTAACTTAGATTATTCTTTAGTCGATTTTTTTTATTTTGGTTTTGTAATATTGGCAATAATAACAACTGTTTGCTGCTTTTTATATAATAAAAAATTAAAACGTTCTAATGCACAAGTTTTTATAATAAGTAATAAAAAATTATTAGAAAGATCGACTCCAATGCTTTTTAGTAATATATTAATTTTTTCAAATCTAAGTATAGATATTTTTCTTTTGAAAAAATATTATTCCTCTGTAGATATAGCTTATTATTCCACGATTATGAAGTTAATCACAATATTGTCAATGGTTATAATATCGTTTAATATTAACATTTCTACAAAAATATCAGAATTTTTTAGTTTGAATAAATTTGAAGATTTACAATTGTTAATCAAAAATAATACAAGAATAGTTTTATTGTTAAATATAGTTATAACAACTATCTTGATTTTTATAGGAGTTCCTCTTTTAGAATTTTTTGGAAAAGGTTATTCAGAGGCATATATACCTTTAATAATCCTTTTGTTTTCTCAAGTAATAAGTTCTACACTGTGTACAGCTCCAGTTATTTTAAATATGATAGGACAATCTAAAATTTATTTTGTAATCTTATTGTTTTCTACCTTTATTTGTTTGATTTTTAATGCAATATTAATTCCATATTATGGGATAAATGGAGCAGCATTATCATTTTTAGTAACCAATTTTTTTACCTATTTTACAATTTATATTTATGTAAAAAGAAAATACAAATTATCAATATATTTTATCTAA
- the wecB gene encoding non-hydrolyzing UDP-N-acetylglucosamine 2-epimerase, whose product MKKILFVFGTRPEAIKVAPLIKSFKEEDFFDVKICNTGQHKEMLDQVLDFFELECDYRLNIMTENQTLYSITERIIHNLKEVLEVYNPDYVFVHGDTSTTMAASLASFYHGSKICHIEAGLRTSDLRNPFPEEANRRITSVLSDYHFSPTESSKRNLLKENIDDSKIFVTGNTVIDALLYGIEKVKSDSSIVADLKLRLLSNKEIVLITCHRRENHGNGILNVCKAVKELALSNENYQFVFPVHLNPKILKIVHEELISIENIVLIEPLNYPNFIWLMNESKIIVTDSGGVQEEAPSLGKPVIVVRDETERPEAVEAGTVKLVGSNVDLIVKNVQALIDDKNLYEKMSNAHNPYGDGKAVERIIEVIKNYN is encoded by the coding sequence ATGAAAAAAATTTTATTTGTTTTTGGAACACGACCAGAAGCAATAAAAGTAGCTCCATTAATAAAGTCTTTTAAAGAAGAAGATTTTTTTGATGTAAAAATTTGTAATACTGGACAACATAAAGAAATGTTGGATCAAGTATTAGATTTTTTTGAATTGGAATGTGATTATAGATTAAATATAATGACTGAAAATCAAACTTTATATAGTATAACAGAACGAATAATTCATAATTTAAAAGAAGTATTAGAAGTTTATAATCCTGATTATGTATTTGTACATGGAGATACATCTACTACAATGGCTGCTAGTTTAGCCTCTTTTTATCATGGCTCTAAAATTTGCCATATAGAGGCAGGTTTGAGAACTTCAGACTTAAGAAATCCTTTTCCTGAGGAAGCAAATCGAAGAATTACATCTGTATTGAGTGATTATCATTTTTCTCCGACTGAATCATCTAAAAGAAATTTACTTAAAGAAAACATTGATGATAGTAAAATTTTTGTTACTGGAAATACTGTTATTGATGCTTTGTTATATGGAATAGAAAAAGTAAAATCTGATAGCTCTATTGTTGCAGATTTAAAATTAAGATTATTATCTAATAAGGAAATTGTTTTGATAACTTGTCATCGTAGAGAAAACCATGGTAATGGAATTTTAAATGTATGTAAAGCTGTAAAAGAACTTGCACTATCGAACGAAAATTATCAATTTGTTTTTCCTGTCCATTTAAATCCTAAAATCTTAAAAATTGTTCATGAAGAATTGATTAGTATTGAAAATATAGTTTTAATAGAACCATTAAACTATCCTAATTTTATTTGGCTAATGAACGAATCAAAGATTATTGTTACCGATAGTGGCGGAGTGCAAGAAGAGGCTCCAAGTTTAGGAAAACCTGTAATTGTTGTTCGTGATGAAACAGAAAGACCAGAAGCTGTAGAAGCTGGTACAGTAAAACTAGTAGGATCAAATGTAGATTTAATTGTTAAAAATGTACAAGCTTTAATAGATGATAAGAATTTATATGAAAAAATGAGTAATGCACATAATCCATATGGAGATGGTAAGGCTGTTGAAAGAATAATAGAGGTTATTAAAAATTATAATTAA
- a CDS encoding glycosyltransferase family protein, protein MTYYFYLPKKAINEATIFYVNIVKEALEFKKNKVIFTETLDFELEKDDYILTIRLRDFLISYLKYKTQNTIYWFQGIQPEEYLMLNNFSIKAKLIKFGLDLLERWVLKKAKYTFFVSNRMKEHFEIKHSYKIKNDIIMPCFNKQMNEKMFFYSKNESSFVYAGSLFAWQCFDKTIALFKEIQQQIPEASLTILTNEMEKAKIQIESLGIKNYFVKFVPLEDLDQELSKYKYGFIIRDNILINNVSTPTKMSTYLSVGLIPIYTDVIEDFNQNLKNYNYQVLLDYKEDIKVWSEKIRTFNQKDIQITDQFTETNTIFNDYYNISKYITVIRKTINSID, encoded by the coding sequence ATGACTTATTATTTCTATCTTCCTAAAAAAGCAATAAACGAAGCGACAATATTTTATGTAAATATTGTCAAAGAAGCTTTAGAGTTTAAAAAAAATAAAGTAATTTTTACAGAGACATTAGATTTTGAATTAGAAAAAGATGATTATATTTTAACGATACGATTAAGAGATTTTCTAATATCGTATTTAAAATATAAAACACAAAATACTATTTATTGGTTTCAAGGTATTCAGCCTGAAGAATATTTAATGCTTAATAACTTTTCAATAAAAGCAAAGTTAATAAAATTTGGTTTAGACCTATTAGAAAGATGGGTGCTTAAAAAAGCAAAATATACATTCTTTGTATCAAATCGGATGAAAGAACATTTTGAAATAAAACATAGTTATAAAATTAAAAATGATATTATAATGCCTTGTTTTAATAAACAGATGAACGAGAAGATGTTTTTCTATTCTAAAAATGAATCTTCATTTGTTTATGCAGGATCATTATTTGCTTGGCAATGCTTTGATAAAACAATAGCATTATTCAAAGAGATTCAACAACAAATACCAGAAGCATCTTTAACTATACTAACAAATGAGATGGAGAAAGCTAAAATACAAATTGAATCTTTAGGGATAAAAAATTATTTTGTTAAGTTCGTTCCTTTAGAGGACTTAGACCAAGAGTTGTCAAAATATAAATATGGATTTATTATAAGAGATAATATTTTAATAAACAATGTTTCTACACCAACTAAAATGAGTACGTATTTATCAGTTGGTTTAATTCCTATCTATACAGATGTAATAGAAGATTTTAATCAAAATCTTAAAAACTATAATTATCAAGTTTTATTGGATTATAAAGAAGATATAAAAGTATGGTCAGAAAAGATAAGAACGTTTAATCAAAAAGATATACAAATCACGGATCAATTTACAGAAACTAATACTATTTTTAATGATTATTACAACATTAGCAAGTATATCACAGTAATTCGAAAAACTATAAATAGTATTGATTAA
- a CDS encoding thymidine kinase yields the protein MFLENTFNHNKKSGWIEVICGSMFSGKTEELIRRLKRAEFAKQRVEIFKPTVDTRYAEREVVSHNQNSITSTPVEYSSAILLLADDCDVVGIDEAQFFDEGIVDVANQLANEGKRVIVAGLDMDFKGRPFGPMPNLMATAEYVTKVHAICVRTGNLANYSHRKIDSDRLVELGETSEYEPLSRAAFWEEHNKQKVENV from the coding sequence ATGTTCCTCGAAAATACCTTTAATCATAACAAAAAAAGTGGATGGATAGAAGTCATCTGTGGCTCAATGTTTTCTGGTAAAACCGAAGAACTTATACGCCGTCTAAAACGTGCCGAATTTGCTAAACAACGTGTCGAAATTTTCAAACCAACAGTCGATACACGTTATGCAGAACGCGAAGTGGTTTCACACAATCAAAACTCGATTACATCAACGCCTGTCGAATATTCTTCGGCAATTTTATTATTGGCTGATGATTGTGATGTGGTAGGAATTGACGAAGCGCAATTCTTTGATGAAGGAATCGTAGATGTTGCCAATCAATTAGCGAACGAAGGAAAACGTGTGATAGTAGCTGGTTTGGATATGGATTTTAAAGGTCGACCATTTGGTCCTATGCCTAATCTAATGGCAACTGCCGAATATGTGACCAAAGTACATGCGATTTGCGTGCGTACAGGAAATTTAGCCAATTACTCACACAGAAAAATAGACAGTGATCGTCTTGTCGAATTAGGCGAAACTTCAGAATACGAACCATTAAGCCGAGCTGCTTTTTGGGAAGAACATAACAAACAAAAAGTTGAAAACGTATAA
- a CDS encoding bifunctional UDP-N-acetylmuramoyl-tripeptide:D-alanyl-D-alanine ligase/alanine racemase — protein MKTYNLNQISSITNGTLIGNGDAIIDQIFFDSRMIVNPTHGIFFALHVNQKDGHLYIQDAYQKGIRNFVVEKALTHLPQANFIEVENPLFALQNWAKIHRQQYQFPVIGITGSNGKTIVKEWLNQLLWKKFSIVRSPKSYNSQFGAALSVLQMEEKNDLGIFEAGISMPNEMQNLEEIIQPTIGVLTKIGEAHLENFKNQEELIQEKLKLFSNVEKLVFNIDNEKVRQAILENIYLSNIDKYSYGYSDSATVQIKQIISNQTNTQISILHNQEEFTYSIPFIDDASIKNSLICLTTLISLNIDYNQFKEEFNQLLPIEMRLEIKEAINHSILINDTFNSDLNSLKIGLNVLNQQPRDKKSLVLTDILQSNLSDEDLYQQAADLVNPYHFDEIVLIGEKISQFKNLFQSYVRSFNSTEEFLEQFKHQHVDNEAILLKGARPFKLEKISNELETRSNDSVLEINLQHLIENINVYRSLLKPTTKLMCMVKANSYGTGSFEVANTLQNNGVDFLGVAIADEGKELREAGITVPIIVMNPEQSSYSTVIDYQLEPEIYSLRVLKLFIQKLQEKQISSSFPIHLKMETGMNRLGFHENDFEELIAILKDHSQVVVRSIFTHLATADMPEEEDYVKYQLNRFDNSYAAISTALNIKPIKHALNSPGIVAYGEHQYDMVRLGIGMYGYSEYTDFMEKYLKPVVRFKTVISQISEIEKGETVSYGRRFTAERNTKIATLPVGYADGIRRSLGYGKGKVGIHGKLATITGSVCMDMMMVDVTDIPCKEGDEVTIFGDLPTIAQVTEWLGTIPYEVLTSVSQRIKRVYYKE, from the coding sequence TTGAAAACGTATAATCTAAATCAAATTTCGAGCATCACCAATGGTACTTTGATTGGAAATGGAGATGCCATCATCGATCAAATATTCTTTGATTCGCGTATGATTGTCAATCCAACTCACGGAATTTTCTTTGCACTTCATGTCAATCAAAAAGATGGTCATTTATATATTCAAGATGCCTATCAAAAAGGAATTCGAAATTTTGTGGTCGAAAAAGCATTGACTCATTTACCTCAAGCAAATTTTATAGAGGTTGAAAATCCTCTATTTGCTTTACAAAATTGGGCAAAAATTCATCGTCAACAATATCAGTTTCCTGTCATCGGAATTACAGGTTCTAATGGAAAAACAATTGTGAAAGAATGGTTGAATCAATTGTTATGGAAAAAATTCTCAATTGTTCGAAGTCCAAAAAGTTATAATTCTCAATTCGGAGCAGCGCTTTCTGTTTTGCAAATGGAAGAAAAAAATGATTTGGGAATTTTTGAGGCAGGAATTTCGATGCCAAACGAAATGCAAAATCTCGAAGAAATTATTCAGCCCACAATTGGTGTATTGACAAAAATTGGAGAAGCGCATTTAGAGAATTTCAAAAATCAAGAAGAATTGATTCAAGAAAAACTGAAATTATTTTCGAATGTAGAAAAATTAGTTTTCAATATCGATAATGAAAAAGTTCGTCAAGCTATTCTTGAAAACATATATTTAAGCAATATAGATAAATATTCTTATGGTTATTCAGATTCTGCCACTGTGCAAATCAAGCAAATCATAAGTAATCAGACTAATACGCAAATTTCTATTTTACATAATCAAGAAGAATTCACTTATTCTATTCCTTTTATTGATGATGCTTCGATTAAAAACAGTTTAATTTGTTTAACAACATTAATCAGTTTAAACATTGATTACAATCAATTTAAAGAAGAATTTAATCAATTATTACCAATCGAAATGCGTTTGGAAATAAAAGAAGCGATTAATCATTCTATCTTAATTAATGATACCTTCAATTCTGATCTAAATTCATTAAAAATTGGGCTAAATGTTCTTAATCAACAACCTCGTGATAAAAAATCGCTGGTTTTGACGGATATTTTACAAAGTAATTTATCTGACGAAGATTTATATCAACAAGCTGCCGATTTAGTGAATCCTTATCATTTTGATGAAATCGTTTTGATTGGTGAAAAAATTTCGCAGTTCAAAAATTTGTTTCAATCGTATGTTCGTTCATTTAATTCGACTGAAGAATTCTTGGAACAATTCAAACATCAACATGTCGATAACGAAGCAATTTTATTAAAAGGTGCTCGTCCATTCAAATTAGAAAAAATTTCGAACGAATTGGAAACGCGTTCCAACGATTCTGTTCTCGAAATTAATTTGCAACATCTTATCGAAAATATAAATGTATATCGTTCGTTGCTAAAACCAACCACTAAATTGATGTGTATGGTAAAAGCGAATAGTTACGGAACGGGTAGTTTTGAAGTGGCAAATACGTTACAAAATAATGGAGTTGATTTTCTTGGTGTCGCAATTGCTGACGAAGGAAAAGAATTACGCGAAGCTGGAATTACGGTACCAATTATTGTGATGAATCCAGAGCAAAGTAGTTATTCTACTGTAATCGATTATCAATTAGAACCTGAAATTTATAGTTTACGTGTGTTAAAATTATTTATTCAAAAATTACAAGAAAAACAGATTTCTTCATCTTTTCCAATTCATCTGAAAATGGAAACGGGAATGAATCGTCTTGGGTTTCATGAAAATGATTTCGAAGAATTAATTGCAATTTTAAAAGATCATTCACAGGTTGTTGTTCGATCAATTTTCACGCATTTGGCAACAGCAGATATGCCAGAAGAAGAAGATTATGTCAAATATCAATTGAATCGTTTTGATAACAGTTATGCTGCTATTTCAACAGCCTTAAACATAAAACCAATTAAACATGCGTTAAATTCTCCAGGAATTGTTGCCTATGGCGAACATCAATACGACATGGTTCGTTTAGGAATTGGTATGTACGGTTATTCGGAATATACCGATTTTATGGAGAAATACCTGAAACCTGTTGTACGTTTTAAAACGGTTATTTCTCAAATTTCTGAAATTGAAAAAGGTGAAACTGTAAGTTACGGTCGTCGATTTACCGCAGAACGAAATACCAAAATTGCAACTTTACCTGTAGGTTATGCCGACGGCATTCGTCGTTCGCTTGGTTATGGAAAGGGAAAAGTTGGTATTCATGGAAAATTAGCTACCATAACAGGATCTGTTTGCATGGATATGATGATGGTTGATGTAACGGATATTCCATGTAAAGAAGGTGACGAAGTAACTATTTTTGGAGATCTTCCAACGATTGCACAAGTAACCGAGTGGTTGGGAACAATTCCTTACGAGGTTTTGACTTCTGTTTCGCAACGGATAAAACGAGTATATTATAAAGAATAA
- a CDS encoding patatin-like phospholipase family protein, giving the protein MRIFFAFVILFSTISFAQETKNDSTRLKVGVVLSGGGAKGYAHVGALKKIEEAGIKIDYVGGTSMGAIIGGLYAAGYTPDELQKIMYQLDISSLITQNKDRAEIPFFEKAYKEKYILELPFDKFKLTIPNAFSKGQGPLDLLTYLLRPVHNIDDFNQLPTPFVCIGTNLETGEEKVFRSGFLPRVILASGAYPTMLDPVTIDGKIYVDGGVVNNFPVKEVKEMGADIIIGVELGDGLQKGEDLNSAIDILSQIMTMSIVKKTDEQKKLVDLLIKPELKEYSVTSFDEVDSIYNRGLIASEKVFDQLKEIAQKQHASKTQRNEIKLDDYVLVKNIEVEGLKNFNKNYIEGKLGIRTPEIIKYDDLKFGISKLYASGNFNNITYKISEIEDDENLLTLKVQENKTKQSIRFGLHYDDLFKTGLLLNFTSKNLFVKNSVLSADVVVGDYARYNINFFIDNGYLPSIGFNSFSHYFDKEIDLRNFFGQDNIYKKVNYNFREYINQIYIQSTIKEKYAIGVGLEHQYTKVFTNNYITKNEDFPAKSEGYYWKAYGYIKADNRNNANFARSGLKFDGSFKYLFDSNVNGFENNYLLESSLEANFPLNNFLSYRFTANFGTFFNDNVTIPQKFYIGGYVEQDFFNYTKFYGLPFGSAIGDNQLLFGSHLQARILKNHYTSLFMNIANITDRFEQLSLTDYKYLGYGVTYGYDSPLGPLNFIWSYSPYTKKGLFNLSLGYWF; this is encoded by the coding sequence ATGCGTATATTTTTCGCCTTCGTAATACTCTTTTCAACCATTTCTTTTGCCCAAGAAACGAAGAACGATTCCACACGATTAAAAGTTGGCGTTGTATTGAGTGGTGGTGGCGCAAAAGGTTATGCACATGTTGGCGCTTTAAAGAAAATAGAAGAAGCTGGAATTAAGATTGACTATGTTGGAGGAACAAGTATGGGAGCGATTATCGGCGGCTTATATGCGGCTGGTTATACTCCCGATGAACTTCAAAAAATCATGTATCAACTGGATATTTCTTCTTTGATTACACAAAATAAAGACCGTGCAGAAATTCCTTTTTTTGAAAAAGCATACAAAGAAAAGTATATCTTAGAATTACCTTTTGATAAGTTCAAACTAACCATTCCAAATGCTTTTTCTAAAGGGCAAGGACCATTAGATTTATTAACATATCTACTACGCCCAGTTCACAATATCGACGATTTCAATCAACTTCCTACACCATTTGTTTGCATTGGAACAAATCTCGAAACTGGTGAAGAAAAAGTGTTTCGTTCAGGATTTTTACCTCGCGTAATTTTAGCTTCTGGCGCTTATCCTACCATGTTGGACCCTGTTACAATTGACGGAAAAATTTATGTTGATGGCGGCGTTGTCAATAATTTCCCTGTCAAAGAAGTAAAAGAAATGGGTGCCGATATCATTATCGGAGTCGAGCTTGGAGATGGTTTGCAAAAGGGTGAAGACCTCAATTCAGCGATTGATATTTTGAGTCAAATTATGACGATGAGCATCGTTAAAAAAACAGATGAACAAAAGAAATTAGTTGATCTTTTAATTAAACCTGAATTGAAAGAATATTCTGTGACGAGTTTTGATGAAGTAGATTCCATCTACAACAGAGGTCTTATCGCTTCAGAAAAAGTGTTTGATCAATTGAAAGAAATTGCTCAAAAACAACATGCATCCAAAACTCAAAGAAATGAAATAAAATTGGATGATTATGTTTTGGTAAAAAATATCGAGGTTGAAGGTTTGAAAAATTTTAACAAGAATTACATCGAAGGTAAATTAGGGATTCGAACTCCCGAAATAATAAAATACGATGATTTAAAATTTGGAATTTCGAAGTTATATGCTTCAGGAAACTTTAATAATATTACGTATAAAATTTCAGAAATCGAAGATGATGAAAATTTATTAACCTTAAAAGTTCAAGAAAATAAGACCAAACAATCAATTCGTTTCGGATTACATTACGATGATTTATTCAAAACAGGGTTACTTTTGAACTTTACGTCTAAAAATTTATTTGTCAAAAACTCGGTACTTTCAGCTGATGTTGTCGTTGGGGATTATGCTCGATATAACATCAATTTTTTCATTGACAATGGATATTTACCAAGTATTGGTTTCAACTCTTTTTCACATTATTTTGATAAAGAAATTGACCTCAGAAACTTCTTTGGTCAAGATAATATTTATAAAAAAGTCAATTACAATTTTAGAGAATACATCAATCAAATCTACATTCAATCTACAATCAAAGAAAAATATGCGATTGGTGTTGGCTTAGAGCATCAATATACGAAGGTTTTTACAAACAACTATATTACGAAAAACGAAGATTTTCCAGCAAAATCAGAAGGTTATTATTGGAAAGCATATGGCTACATCAAAGCAGATAACCGAAACAATGCTAATTTTGCACGAAGTGGTTTAAAATTTGATGGAAGTTTCAAGTATTTATTTGATTCTAATGTTAATGGATTCGAAAATAACTATTTATTAGAATCAAGTTTAGAGGCAAATTTTCCGTTAAATAATTTCCTAAGTTACAGATTTACTGCTAACTTTGGAACCTTTTTCAACGATAATGTAACGATACCTCAGAAATTTTATATTGGAGGTTATGTTGAACAAGATTTTTTCAATTACACAAAGTTTTATGGGCTTCCTTTTGGCTCTGCGATTGGCGACAATCAATTGTTATTTGGGTCTCATTTGCAAGCTCGAATTTTGAAAAATCATTACACAAGTCTGTTTATGAATATCGCAAATATCACCGACAGATTTGAGCAATTAAGTTTAACCGATTACAAATATCTTGGATATGGCGTTACCTATGGCTACGATAGTCCATTAGGACCTTTAAATTTCATTTGGAGTTATTCGCCTTATACCAAAAAAGGATTATTTAATTTAAGTTTAGGTTACTGGTTTTAG
- a CDS encoding O-antigen ligase family protein, translating into MNKYINGIHLWEMGYVFANSFGNHAPAVNMNIAFVVVLNLFFMLKNYPKTKVYNLVLLMASIISLFIINTRLSLGSCILCCLIVVIWFAYRKYKIRSIYFIGVFTIVTSLILVIAFISNPYMKEKYSKVTFANMDKIGKLDEVENPDGVLHNALVTRVSIWKSTIELGNNSFFTGVGSANAKQALFNYFELTNQKFLSKYEFPVHNQFLDYFLRFGIIGFISLIFYFGYMLKLSLASKNIIGISFVLNFFLSNLFDDFLIRFDGILFSAIWFSLIVVFYLDRIQDEVK; encoded by the coding sequence GTGAATAAGTATATAAATGGAATTCATTTATGGGAAATGGGGTATGTCTTTGCCAATAGTTTTGGAAATCATGCTCCTGCAGTGAATATGAATATTGCTTTTGTTGTAGTACTCAACTTATTTTTTATGTTAAAAAATTATCCGAAAACGAAAGTGTATAATTTAGTTTTGTTGATGGCAAGTATTATTTCGTTATTCATTATCAATACTAGACTTTCATTGGGTAGTTGTATATTATGCTGTTTAATAGTAGTAATTTGGTTCGCATATAGAAAGTATAAAATAAGAAGTATTTACTTTATAGGTGTTTTTACAATTGTAACAAGTCTTATTTTGGTAATCGCCTTTATTTCAAATCCATATATGAAAGAGAAATATTCTAAAGTAACTTTTGCTAACATGGATAAAATTGGAAAGTTAGATGAGGTTGAAAATCCAGACGGAGTTTTACACAATGCTTTAGTGACAAGAGTAAGTATATGGAAGTCTACGATAGAATTAGGCAATAATTCGTTTTTTACAGGAGTAGGTTCTGCTAATGCAAAACAAGCGCTTTTTAATTATTTTGAACTAACTAACCAAAAGTTTTTATCTAAATATGAATTTCCAGTTCATAATCAATTTTTAGATTATTTTCTTCGATTTGGGATTATAGGGTTTATATCTTTAATTTTTTATTTTGGTTATATGTTAAAACTTTCTTTAGCATCTAAAAATATTATAGGAATTAGTTTTGTACTAAACTTTTTTTTATCGAATTTATTTGATGATTTTTTAATTCGTTTCGATGGAATATTATTCAGTGCGATATGGTTTAGTTTGATTGTCGTTTTTTATCTAGATAGAATCCAAGATGAGGTCAAATAA
- a CDS encoding acyltransferase family protein: MRYFHTFDALRFLAFFIVFLHHLPVVNIDFINFFMHSGGIGVQIFFVLSGFLISYILLEEKKKSKQLNLKNFFMRRILRIWSLYYAMLLFAFLTPYILQLFSLKSSDEGYHPNWFFPLLFLENYQMIINNSFANVSPLRVMWSLCIEEHFYILWGIVFYFISNKRFPVFLVISIILSLMFRVIYDKNNIYDLDINTNVLYFSFGGIVAYLLSYNEDSLNKLSRVPHELKVLLSGIIILLYFLIPTFKVDPVIIEPLIIGIFTSILIAFTLCNRNAIIISDSNIFSILGKYTYGMYLFHTIWINFVMKFFSDFSVVFILSFSATIFSSMISYHLFEGKFLKLKKYFK, encoded by the coding sequence ATGAGATACTTTCACACTTTTGACGCTTTACGCTTTTTAGCTTTTTTTATTGTTTTTTTACACCATTTACCTGTTGTTAATATTGATTTTATTAATTTTTTTATGCACAGTGGAGGAATTGGTGTTCAAATATTTTTTGTATTAAGTGGTTTTTTGATTTCTTACATTTTACTGGAAGAGAAAAAAAAATCAAAACAATTAAATCTTAAAAATTTCTTCATGCGTAGAATTTTGAGAATTTGGTCACTTTATTATGCAATGCTTTTATTTGCATTTCTAACACCTTATATTTTGCAACTATTCTCATTAAAATCTAGTGATGAAGGTTATCATCCAAATTGGTTTTTTCCGTTACTTTTTTTAGAGAATTATCAAATGATTATTAATAATAGCTTTGCAAATGTTTCCCCGTTACGTGTTATGTGGTCGTTATGTATAGAAGAACATTTTTATATACTTTGGGGTATTGTATTCTATTTTATTTCGAATAAAAGGTTTCCTGTTTTTTTAGTTATTTCTATAATTTTATCACTTATGTTCAGAGTTATCTATGATAAAAATAACATTTATGATTTAGATATCAATACAAATGTTTTATATTTTTCTTTTGGAGGAATTGTAGCTTATTTGTTGAGTTACAATGAAGATTCTTTAAATAAATTAAGTAGAGTTCCTCATGAGTTAAAAGTATTATTGTCAGGAATAATTATTTTATTATACTTTTTGATTCCAACCTTTAAAGTAGATCCCGTAATTATTGAACCATTGATTATAGGAATATTTACTTCTATATTAATTGCATTTACTTTATGTAATCGTAATGCAATAATAATTAGTGATTCTAATATATTCAGTATACTAGGAAAATATACTTATGGGATGTATTTATTTCACACTATTTGGATAAATTTTGTAATGAAATTTTTTTCAGACTTTAGTGTAGTTTTTATTTTATCATTTTCAGCAACGATTTTTAGCAGTATGATTTCTTATCATTTATTTGAAGGTAAATTCTTAAAATTGAAAAAGTATTTTAAATAA